In Camelus dromedarius isolate mCamDro1 chromosome 3, mCamDro1.pat, whole genome shotgun sequence, one DNA window encodes the following:
- the RNF14 gene encoding E3 ubiquitin-protein ligase RNF14 isoform X2 gives MSSEDREAQEDELLALLSALCKHLDNLWEEHRGSVVLFAWMQFLKEETLAYLNIVSPLELKMGSQKKVQRRMAQASPNTELDFGGAAGSDADQEEVVDERAVQDVESLSSLIQEILDFDQAQQIKCFNSKLFLCNICFCEKLGSECMYFLECRHVYCKACLKDYFEIQIRDGQVQCLNCPEPKCPSVATPGQVKELVEAELFARYDRLLLQSTLDLMADVVYCPRPCCQLPVMQEPGCTMGICSSCNFAFCTLCRLTYHGVSPCKVTAEKLIDLRNEYLQADEANKRFLEQRYGKRVIQKALEEMESKEWLEKNSKSCPCCGTPIEKLDGCNKMTCTGCMQYFCWICMGSLSRANPYKHFTDPASPCFNRLFHAVDVNGDIWEDEVED, from the exons CTGTCTGCTCTCTGCAAGCACTTAGACAACCTGTGGGAAGAACACCGTGGCAGCGTGGTACTATTTGCCTGGATGCAGTTTCTTAAGGAAGAGACCTTAGCGTACTTGAATATTGTCTCTCCTTTGGAACTCAAGATGGGTTCTCAGAAAAAAGTGCAGAGAAGGATGGCTCAGGCCTCTCCCAACACAGAACTAGATTTTGGAGGAGCTGCCGGATCTGATGCAGACCAAGAGGAAGTTGTGGACGAGAGAGCTGTGCAGGATGTGGAGTCGTTGTCGAGTCTGATCCAGGAGATCTTGGACTTTGATCAAGCTCAGCAGATAAAATGCTTTAATAGTAAATTGTTCCTGTGCAATATCTGTTTCTGTGAGAAGCTAGGTAGTGAATGCATGTACTTCTTGGAGTGCAGGCACGTGTACTGCAAAGCCTGTCTCAAGGACTACTTTGAAATCCAGATCAGAGATGGCCAAGTTCAATGCCTCAACTGCCCAGAACCCAAGTGCCCTTCAGTGGCCACTCCTGGTCAG GTCAAAGAGCTAGTGGAAGCAGAGTTATTTGCCCGTTACGACCGCCTTCTCCTCCAGTCCACCTTGGACCTGATGGCAGATGTGGTTTACTGCCCGCGCCCATGCTGCCAGTTGCCTGTGATGCAGGAGCCTGGCTGCACAATGGGCATCTGCTCCAGCTGCAATTTTGCCTTCTGTACTTTGTGCAGACTGACCTACCATGGGGTGTCTCCATGTAAGGTGACTGCAG AGAAATTAATAGACTTACGAAATGAGTACCTGCAAGCAGATGAGGCCAATAAAAGATTTTTGGAACAGAGATATGGTAAGAGGGTGATTCAGAAGGCACTGGAAGAGATGGAAAGTAAGGAGTGGCTAGAAAAGAACTCAAAGAGCTGCCCGTGCTGTGGGACTCCTATCGAG AAATTAGACGGATGTAACAAGATGACATGTACTGGCTGTATGCAGTATTTCTGCTGGATTTGTATGGGTTCGCTCTCTAGAGCAAACCCTTATAAACATTTCACTGATCCTGCTTCCCCATGTTTTAACCG GTTGTTCCATGCTGTGGATGTTAATGGAGATATTTGGGAAGATGAGGTTGAAGACTAG
- the RNF14 gene encoding E3 ubiquitin-protein ligase RNF14 isoform X3, protein MQFLKEETLAYLNIVSPLELKMGSQKKVQRRMAQASPNTELDFGGAAGSDADQEEVVDERAVQDVESLSSLIQEILDFDQAQQIKCFNSKLFLCNICFCEKLGSECMYFLECRHVYCKACLKDYFEIQIRDGQVQCLNCPEPKCPSVATPGQVKELVEAELFARYDRLLLQSTLDLMADVVYCPRPCCQLPVMQEPGCTMGICSSCNFAFCTLCRLTYHGVSPCKVTAEKLIDLRNEYLQADEANKRFLEQRYGKRVIQKALEEMESKEWLEKNSKSCPCCGTPIEKLDGCNKMTCTGCMQYFCWICMGSLSRANPYKHFTDPASPCFNRLFHAVDVNGDIWEDEVED, encoded by the exons ATGCAGTTTCTTAAGGAAGAGACCTTAGCGTACTTGAATATTGTCTCTCCTTTGGAACTCAAGATGGGTTCTCAGAAAAAAGTGCAGAGAAGGATGGCTCAGGCCTCTCCCAACACAGAACTAGATTTTGGAGGAGCTGCCGGATCTGATGCAGACCAAGAGGAAGTTGTGGACGAGAGAGCTGTGCAGGATGTGGAGTCGTTGTCGAGTCTGATCCAGGAGATCTTGGACTTTGATCAAGCTCAGCAGATAAAATGCTTTAATAGTAAATTGTTCCTGTGCAATATCTGTTTCTGTGAGAAGCTAGGTAGTGAATGCATGTACTTCTTGGAGTGCAGGCACGTGTACTGCAAAGCCTGTCTCAAGGACTACTTTGAAATCCAGATCAGAGATGGCCAAGTTCAATGCCTCAACTGCCCAGAACCCAAGTGCCCTTCAGTGGCCACTCCTGGTCAG GTCAAAGAGCTAGTGGAAGCAGAGTTATTTGCCCGTTACGACCGCCTTCTCCTCCAGTCCACCTTGGACCTGATGGCAGATGTGGTTTACTGCCCGCGCCCATGCTGCCAGTTGCCTGTGATGCAGGAGCCTGGCTGCACAATGGGCATCTGCTCCAGCTGCAATTTTGCCTTCTGTACTTTGTGCAGACTGACCTACCATGGGGTGTCTCCATGTAAGGTGACTGCAG AGAAATTAATAGACTTACGAAATGAGTACCTGCAAGCAGATGAGGCCAATAAAAGATTTTTGGAACAGAGATATGGTAAGAGGGTGATTCAGAAGGCACTGGAAGAGATGGAAAGTAAGGAGTGGCTAGAAAAGAACTCAAAGAGCTGCCCGTGCTGTGGGACTCCTATCGAG AAATTAGACGGATGTAACAAGATGACATGTACTGGCTGTATGCAGTATTTCTGCTGGATTTGTATGGGTTCGCTCTCTAGAGCAAACCCTTATAAACATTTCACTGATCCTGCTTCCCCATGTTTTAACCG GTTGTTCCATGCTGTGGATGTTAATGGAGATATTTGGGAAGATGAGGTTGAAGACTAG